A window of Stigmatella erecta genomic DNA:
TGGTGGGCCGCAATGGCTCGGGCAAGAGCACCTGGTTCAAGACGCTGCTCGGCCTGCTTGCCCCCGTCTCGGGCCGCATCGAGAAGGGCGTGCCCGGCATGCGCAGCGCGTACGTGCCGCAGACGGCGAGCATCGACGCCCTGCTGCCCGTGCGCCCCAAGGAGATGGTCCTCTGGGGCCGGCTGACCGGGTGGAACTTCCTGCGCCCCTTCTCCAGCCCGGAGGACCGCCGGGTGGCCCAGGAGGCCCTCGACACCGTGGGCGCCCGGGCGTTCGCCCACCGCCCCTTCCGCGAGCTGTCCGAGGGGCAGAAGCAACGCGCGCTGCTCGCCCGGGTGCTCGCCAGCGACGCGGACCTCGTCCTGCTGGATGAGCCCACCGCCGCCATGGACGCGGTGGCCGAGCGCGAGACGATGCAGCGGCTGGCGGCGCTGGCCCGCGAGCGGCGCATCGCCGTGGTGGTGGTGAGCCACGATCTGGCGATGGCCGCCGAGTACGCAAGCACCCTGCTCTTCGTGGACCGGGAGGCGCCCGCCGTCGTCCTGGGCAACGCCCAGGCCGTGTTCACCCACCCCGCCTTCCGCCACCAATACGGCGACGAGTACGCCGCCCGCCTCGGTTCTGGATCATCCCTTGGACCCATCCCTGGTTGAACCCTCGAAGTGGGAGCAGTTCGCCGCGAGCCTCGACCTGTTCCTGGACCCGGTCCTGTGCGCGCTGATCGCCGGGGGCGTGCTGGGGTTCCTGAGCGTCTACGTGGTGCTGCGGCGCATGGTGTTCGTCAGCGCCGCCGTCACCCAGGCCGCGGGGCTGGGCGTGGCGCTCGCCTTCTTCGCGGA
This region includes:
- a CDS encoding metal ABC transporter ATP-binding protein produces the protein MKTGDSTLPHEAAAATVPPPEVLLSCEQLVIGYGNKALLPPIHLQVRRGDFVAVVGRNGSGKSTWFKTLLGLLAPVSGRIEKGVPGMRSAYVPQTASIDALLPVRPKEMVLWGRLTGWNFLRPFSSPEDRRVAQEALDTVGARAFAHRPFRELSEGQKQRALLARVLASDADLVLLDEPTAAMDAVAERETMQRLAALARERRIAVVVVSHDLAMAAEYASTLLFVDREAPAVVLGNAQAVFTHPAFRHQYGDEYAARLGSGSSLGPIPG